The following proteins come from a genomic window of Nicotiana tomentosiformis chromosome 12, ASM39032v3, whole genome shotgun sequence:
- the LOC138903222 gene encoding uncharacterized protein, with product MRQGAMTVSEYAVRLNDLASHAPALVATVRERVRRFIEGLYPSIRISMVRELEMDISYRQVVSIATRLEGMLARYKDKREAKRSLESGTYSGTRASAAVRHGRGYGSRPANSALPAASGILVPSRPHEPYYAPLVSSVPPKWGVPSGQSNRPSPSQSQQSRPPRSYFECGDTLHMVMDLPRLRRGEPSQTSQAHRAPPGPQAMILALATTPPAQPARGGGRGGRGRPRGGG from the coding sequence atgcgccagggtgctatgaccgtatCAGAGTATGCGGTTCGCTTGAATGATTTGGCCTctcatgcaccggccttagttgccacagttcgagagagggttcgtcggtttattgagggattgTACcctagtatcaggattagtatggttagggagttggagatggatatttcttatcgtcaggttgtgagtattgccacgagattggagggcatgcttgcccggtaTAAAGataagagggaggccaagaggtctctagagtctggcacttacagcgGTACTCGTGCCTCAGCTGCAGTTcgacatggtaggggttatgggagTCGCCCCGCTAATTCAGCCCTTCCAGCCGCTAGTGGTATTCtggtcccttctaggccccatgagccttattatgcaccgctagtatctagtgtgcctcctaaaTGGGGTGTTCCCAGCGGCCAGTCCAACAGACctagcccgagccagtcacaacagtcACGCCCTCCGAgatcttattttgagtgtggcgacactctccATATGGTGATGGATCTccctagacttaggaggggtgaaccttcacagacttctcaggcacaccgtgctccaccgggtcctcaggctatgattctagCACTAGCTACCAcgccacctgctcagccagctcgaggtggaggtcggggaggtcgaggtcgccctagagggggaggctag